The window CGCCATGAAATAGATATCGCGATCGAGCTGCGGCCCCCTGGCAAGCTGGCGGGCGACTTCGGTAAGCGCCGCAACGCCACTGGCATTGTCGACCGCACCGTTGCAGATCCGGTCCGGCGCGCCCGCCGCCGCACATTCGCCGAAGTGATCCCAATGCGCCAGAAACAGCACTGCGCCCTGCGAGGGATCGCGCCCCGGCAGCTTGCCGATCAGGTTATGGGTATGGATCGTTGTCTCGGTCGTCGTCGCCTCCAGCGAGACCGCAATATCCAGCACGCGCGGCACGAAGCCCGGCGCCGCGGCTTTCGCTTCCAGCTTCTGGAGCGAAAGGCCTGCGTGGGCGAGCAGTTCGGTCACGCCCTCGCGCGTGGCGTAAGCCTCGATATCGCTGTCGAGCCCCTCGTCGGCCAGGGCATAGCCCGAACGCTCGCGGCGCGCCGCCACATCGGCCAGCGTGCGATGCCCGTCGAGCACGGTCAACACCGCCGCCGCGCCCTTTTGCAGCAGCATGTTCTGACGACTGCCGTCCGTACCGTCGCCATCGAGCAGCAGCGCCACGCGCCCCGCCAGTTCGGCGCGGGTCAGCTCAGCCCCCTGCCCATGCCCGACGAACAGCAACGGCGCGCTGCTTACCATCGCACGCTTGCCCCAGGTCAGTGCCAGAACGGACTTGCGATCGAACGGCACCGCCCGGCCCTTGCGCCAGAAGCGTGCGGTGGAAACGGCAGGCTCGCGCACCAGCAGCGTCACCGGCGCGAACCACTCGTTACCCGGATCGTTGGTGCCCGAGACGAGGCCGATATCGAACCATTCCTTGCCGAGATAATGGAGCGTCTTCGTCTCGCCCTTCGTGCCCGGCTTGCGACCGTCGAAGTCATCGCTGGCAAGCACGCGAATATCGGCGAGCAGACGCGCTTCGATATCCCGGCTGTCCTTGTCGATGCGCGGACGGGCAGAAAGCGATCCGCTCGCCGTCAAGGCCGCGGCAAGAACCGCAACAGCAAGTGCACGCAGCCCGCGCCTTGCGGTGCTGCCGAAATACTGCCCCTTGTTGCCCGTATGCCCTCGCATGGTCGTTCTATAAGCGCATTCCATCGCACTTGTCAGGCATGCAACTGCCGTTTTGCGTTGCATGGAGTGCGCTTCGCACTCGGTCCATCGCATTTTGCGTCCCGGCAGCGGGACGGGAGCAAAAACGGCCCGCAGGGATTACAGCGCGACCGGGCTCGGCTAGAGTTCCGATCACAGGGTCAGGCAGATCAGGCGGGGACACGAATATGCGGCTCAATCAGTTCAATCCGGCGAACATTCGCGTCAGTCAGGGTGAAGGCGGCGGTGGCGGATTTCCCGGCGGTGGCGGCGGCAAGCTGGGCTGCGGCACGCTGGTACTGGTGCTGATCGGCGCGGTCGTGTTCGGCGTCGACCCGCAGCAGATGCTCGGCACGATCGAGAGCGTCCAGACCGCGACGCAAGGCGGCAGCGGCGGCCAGTCGCCTACCTCCTCCGCTCCGGCGGCAGGCACCACCGACGTCACAAAAATCTGCACCCAGAACGCCTATGCGACCGAAGCCTGCAACGCGCTCGATTCGCTCAACCAGACCTGGCAGCCGCGCTTTCAGCAGGCCGGCATCGCGTTCGAGCAGCCCATGCTGTACTTCTACAACGGCACCAGTCGGTCCGGCTGCGGCGTGGCGCAGGCGGCGATGGGGCCATTCTACTGCCCGGCCGATCAGGGCATCTGGATCGACACCAGCTTCTACGACGAACTTCAGCAGCAGCTCGGCGCCAAGGGCGATTTCGCGCGATATTATGTCATGGCCCATGAATATGGCCACCAC of the Novosphingobium sp. 9 genome contains:
- a CDS encoding neutral zinc metallopeptidase: MRLNQFNPANIRVSQGEGGGGGFPGGGGGKLGCGTLVLVLIGAVVFGVDPQQMLGTIESVQTATQGGSGGQSPTSSAPAAGTTDVTKICTQNAYATEACNALDSLNQTWQPRFQQAGIAFEQPMLYFYNGTSRSGCGVAQAAMGPFYCPADQGIWIDTSFYDELQQQLGAKGDFARYYVMAHEYGHHVQHLTGLDTKVRREQQANPQAANSLQVRMELQADCYAGVWAARNRDLIEPGDMEEGMRAASAIGDDTLMRNAGQAVNAERFTHGTSAQRMEWLKRGLDTGNEDACDTFAS
- a CDS encoding M28 family metallopeptidase, with product MRGHTGNKGQYFGSTARRGLRALAVAVLAAALTASGSLSARPRIDKDSRDIEARLLADIRVLASDDFDGRKPGTKGETKTLHYLGKEWFDIGLVSGTNDPGNEWFAPVTLLVREPAVSTARFWRKGRAVPFDRKSVLALTWGKRAMVSSAPLLFVGHGQGAELTRAELAGRVALLLDGDGTDGSRQNMLLQKGAAAVLTVLDGHRTLADVAARRERSGYALADEGLDSDIEAYATREGVTELLAHAGLSLQKLEAKAAAPGFVPRVLDIAVSLEATTTETTIHTHNLIGKLPGRDPSQGAVLFLAHWDHFGECAAAGAPDRICNGAVDNASGVAALTEVARQLARGPQLDRDIYFMATTGEESGLLGAHAFADNPPIPLDRFVAAFNIDSPAIAPHGTPFAIVGRGMTALDPEIEKVAKAQKVKIVQNNDANEYVRRQDGWALLQHDVPAVMVTTAYGELSRLRAFFEGPYHRPIDDVAHLGPLGGAADDTRMLTALGRWFGDAQSYSPTTSDSVPASPATAAATGIAIGASTPAANAK